The following are encoded together in the Girardinichthys multiradiatus isolate DD_20200921_A chromosome X, DD_fGirMul_XY1, whole genome shotgun sequence genome:
- the LOC124862487 gene encoding volume-regulated anion channel subunit LRRC8D-like, translated as MFSLSELARLDQPQNTYKLLKPWWEVFMDYLVVLMLMTSVLACTEQLSRERVVCIPSELPLNTSISVQDPSPGRDAALTSSKTLLHFPHSIGPNLQSPAQGRRTHLVYQQYIYVSQVCYHQALPLCSRFFPYMALLQSLVLVASGSFWLHFPHTSSRIEQFLSILAKCCESPWTSQALSEAALQENIQDLERKPRRAPVSSACFSIPAVRTEHSSIDSGTDSPLLKRSTSPPSPSPSTLSSNSTISSRTLGSEVHFCSSKPSVKVERPRQVLSLDKSDGEQARALFERVRKFRSHCESSAVIYKVYLSQTIFKLLMVMVIMSYTIPFLSSLSFNHICQPGERTLVGYATFECVHVLSSLLRKLLVAYLILLGLYALLNFYTLSWIFHSCLRKYSFQSPNELWSLKDIPDLMNDLAFLIHMLDQYDSLLVQRLSVFMSPVSESRLLEQSLERHWGEEKLHAMTSTDVDGCTSLQLVALPHLPPALFTLNQLQALKLELITDARFTSQVANMTSLRELHLYHCTPAVDPSALAVLQERLEVLHITFAQASQIPNWVLSLRNLHELHLSGRLSSEGSVGRGWAMGSLRQLCHLRILVIRGLLHRVPAELCEVAGGLVKLVMHNEGTRLLVLTGLKRMANLTELQLQDCQLDRLPSSLLALTNLRMLDLQHNNLRTLEELLGLAHLRRLSCLKLAYNRVLVLPPSVGVLRGLELLDLSNNQLKSLPLALFTLHRLRRLLLAGNLLCELPSEVKALELLTELDVSGNRLESLPSDLFSSCLELRILNVSRNSLVSLPGGITALSHLSRLDLRSNSLEELPAELGSCLGLCGGGLLVERWLFLSLPPHVRDFLSRSYSTSDVYFKDHSRPESVTFPYSPTQWSFSSALESRI; from the exons ATGTTCTCCCTCTCAGAACTGGCCCGTCTGGATCAGCCTCAGAACACATATAAACTGCTGAAGCCCTGGTGGGAGGTCTTCATGGACTACCTGGTGGTCCTGATGCTCATGACATCTGTCCTGGCTTGTACTGAGCAGCTGTCGAGGGAAAGGGTTGTGTGCATTCCTTCCGAGCTGCCTTTAAATACAAGCATCAGCGTTCAGGATCCATCACCTGGAAGGGATGCAGCCCTCACATCTTCTAAGACCCTTCTGCATTTTCCTCACAGCATCGGCCCAAATCTCCAATCTCCTGCGCAGGGACGCCGCACACATCTTGTGTACCAGCAATATATTTATGTTAGCCAG GTGTGCTACCATCAAGCTTTGCCTTTGTGTTCACGCTTCTTCCCCTACATGGCCTTGCTGCAGTCTCTTGTGCTGGTAGCCAGTGGCTCCTTCTGGCTGCATTTCCCTCACACATCTTCTCGCATAGAACAGTTCCTGTCCATCTTGGCAAAATGCTGTGAGTCTCCCTGGACATCCCAGGCTCTGTCCGAAGCTGCACTCCAGGAAAACATCCAAGATTTGGAGAGAAAGCCCCGCCGAGCTCCTGTGTCTTCAGCTTGCTTTTCAATTCCAGCGGTCCGCACAGAACACTCAAGCATAGACTCGGGCACAGACAGCCCACTTTTAAAGAGATCAACCTCCCCGCCTTCTCCATCCCCTTCCACCCTCTCCTCTAATTCTACGATATCATCCAGAACACTTGGCTCTGAGGTGCACTTCTGTTCTTCCAAGCCTTCAGTGAAAGTGGAACGACCCAGACAGGTACTGAGTCTAGATAAAAGTGATGGAGAACAGGCCAGGGCCCTGTTTGAAAGAGTCAGGAAATTTCGGTCTCACTGCGAAAGCTCTGCTGTCATTTATAAG GTTTACCTTTCCCAGACAATATTTAAACTGCTGATGGTAATGGTGATCATGAGTTACACCATCCCATTTCTCAGCTCCCTCTCCTTCAACCACATCTGTCAACCTGGGGAGCGAACACTAGTGGGTTACGCAACCTTTGAATGTGTCCATGTGCTCTCATCCCTTCTGCGTAAACTTCTTGTAGCCTACCTAATCCTTCTGGGGCTTTATGCTCTTCTCAATTTTTACACCCTCAGCTGGATTTTTCACAG CTGTCTTCGAAAATATTCCTTCCAGTCCCCAAACGAGCTGTGGTCCCTGAAAGACATTCCTGATCTGATGAATGACTTGGCCTTTCTCATACACATGCTGGACCAATATGATTCATTGCTGGTCCAGCGTCTCTCCGTGTTTATGTCCCCCGTCAGTGAGAGCAGACTGCTGGAGCAAAGCCTGGAGAGacactggggagaagaaaagctACATGCTATGACCAGTACAGATGTGGATGGCTGTACCTCTCTGCAGCTTGTGGCCCTGCCTCACCTTCCTCCAGCTCTTTTCACCCTGAACCAGCTTCAGGCCCTCAAACTGGAGCTCATCACTGATGCCAGATTTACTTCACAGGTGGCAAACATGACTTCACTTAG GGAGCTCCATCTTTACCACTGTACTCCGGCTGTGGATCCCAGTGCACTTGCAGTCCTCCAGGAACGTCTAGAGGTTCTTCATATCACCTTCGCTCAGGCATCACAGATCCCCAACTGGGTCCTCTCACTCCGCAACCTGCATGAGCTCCATCTTTCAGGTCGTTTAAGCAGTGAGGGTAGTGTTGGTCGTGGATGGGCAATGGGGAGCCTGCGTCAGCTCTGCCACCTCCGTATTCTGGTAATTCGAGGCTTGTTACACAGAGTCCCTGCAGAGCTGTGTGAAGTGGCAGGAGGTTTGGTGAAATTAGTGATGCATAATGAAGGCACAAGACTACTTGTTCTGACAGGCCTTAAGAGAATGGCCAACCTCACGGAACTCCAGCTGCAGGACTGCCAGCTCGACCGCTTGCCCTCTTCCCTGCTTGCTCTGACTAATCTCCGGATGCTTGACTTGCAGCATAACAACTTGAGAACCCTAGAGGAACTGCTCGGTCTGGCACACCTGCGACGTCTTTCTTGCCTTAAACTTGCTTACAATCGTGTCTTGGTGCTGCCACCTAGTGTCGGAGTCCTTCGAGGCTTGGAGCTTCTGGATCTGTCCAACAACCAGCTAAAGAGTCTTCCACTGGCACTCTTTACTCTCCACCGACTTCGTCGGCTTTTATTGGCTGGCAACCTGCTTTGTGAGCTGCCCTCTGAGGTTAAGGCTTTGGAATTGCTCACAGAACTAGACGTCAGTGGAAACAGGTTAGAGAGCCTACCCTCTGACCTCTTCAGCAGTTGCTTGGAGCTCCGTATCCTTAATGTGTCTCGCAACTCTCTTGTTTCACTGCCTGGGGGAATTACAGCTTTAAGCCATCTGTCTAGGTTAGATTTGCGCAGCAATAGTTTGGAAGAGTTGCCTGCTGAACTTGGCAGCTGTTTGGGGCTCTGTGGAGGTGGGCTCCTGGTTGAAAGGTGGCTCTTTCTATCCTTACCTCCACATGTCCGGGACTTCCTAAGCCGTTCTTACTCTACCAGTGATGTATACTTCAAGGATCACTCCCGGCCAGAGTCGGTTACTTTCCCATACTCTCCCACCCAGTGGAGCTTCTCTTCAGCTCTAGAATCACGAATATAA